In Isoptericola jiangsuensis, the following proteins share a genomic window:
- a CDS encoding inorganic phosphate transporter produces the protein MTELVLLVVVVLTALAFDFTNGFHDTANAMATSIATRALKPRTAVALAAVLNLVGAFLSVQVALTVTNDVLRIQGEDGAPVPGLMGTPILEILLAGLVGAILWNLATWYLGLPSSSSHAMFGGLIGAALVAVGVSGVQWVGVLEDVVIPALVAPFVAMLVAALGIWCVLRLTARVPGRAQERGFRWGQIGTASLVALSHGTNDAQKTMGLITLALIGYGSWTDLDAVPTWVKLSCALAIATGTYVGGWRVIRTMGKGLVELSPPQGMAAEASSAAIVLTSSQLGMALSTTHVATGSILGTGLGSGGVVRWALARRMAAAWIITLPASAAVGAVCWLLLTAVGGVAGPLVLVAVLIALSTLLWLRAQREKVDLTNVTEDWDGELAPASARHPEE, from the coding sequence GTGACCGAGCTCGTGCTGCTGGTGGTGGTGGTGCTCACCGCGCTCGCCTTCGACTTCACCAACGGCTTCCACGACACCGCCAACGCCATGGCGACCTCCATCGCCACCCGGGCGCTCAAGCCCCGCACCGCGGTGGCGCTCGCGGCCGTGCTCAACCTCGTCGGCGCGTTCCTGTCCGTGCAGGTCGCGCTCACCGTCACCAACGACGTCCTGCGCATCCAGGGCGAGGACGGCGCGCCCGTCCCTGGCCTCATGGGCACCCCGATCCTGGAGATCCTCCTCGCGGGACTGGTCGGCGCCATCCTGTGGAACCTCGCCACCTGGTACCTCGGCCTGCCCTCCAGCTCGTCGCACGCCATGTTCGGCGGCCTCATCGGCGCCGCCCTGGTCGCCGTCGGCGTGAGCGGGGTGCAGTGGGTCGGCGTGCTGGAGGACGTCGTCATCCCCGCCCTCGTCGCGCCGTTCGTCGCGATGCTCGTGGCCGCCCTCGGCATCTGGTGCGTCCTGCGGCTGACGGCGCGCGTCCCCGGACGCGCGCAGGAGCGGGGCTTCCGGTGGGGGCAGATCGGCACCGCGTCCCTCGTCGCGCTGTCCCACGGCACCAACGACGCCCAGAAGACCATGGGCCTGATCACCCTGGCCCTCATCGGGTACGGCTCCTGGACGGACCTCGACGCCGTCCCGACCTGGGTCAAGCTCTCCTGCGCCCTCGCGATCGCCACCGGCACCTACGTCGGCGGCTGGCGCGTCATCCGCACCATGGGCAAGGGTCTCGTCGAGCTCTCCCCGCCGCAGGGGATGGCCGCCGAGGCGTCCTCGGCCGCCATCGTCCTCACCTCCTCCCAGCTCGGCATGGCGCTGTCCACCACCCACGTCGCGACCGGCTCCATCCTCGGCACCGGCCTGGGCAGCGGCGGCGTGGTCCGCTGGGCCCTCGCACGCCGCATGGCCGCCGCCTGGATCATCACCCTGCCCGCGTCCGCCGCGGTCGGCGCCGTGTGCTGGCTGCTCCTCACGGCCGTCGGCGGGGTCGCCGGCCCGCTCGTCCTCGTCGCCGTGCTGATCGCGCTGTCCACCCTGCTGTGGCTGCGCGCCCAGCGCGAGAAGGTCGACCTCACCAACGTCACGGAGGACTGGGACGGCGAGCTCGCCCCGGCCTCCGCGCGGCACCCGGAGGAGTGA
- the pyrR gene encoding bifunctional pyr operon transcriptional regulator/uracil phosphoribosyltransferase PyrR codes for MNPGEALPAVQPDAQSDGTTVLGASDVARALTRIAHEIVERAKGTDDVVLLGIPTRGVTLARRLATRLAQIDPTFDAAARTGELDVTMYRDDLRRHPTRSVGVTRLPDVGIEGRTVVLVDDVLYSGRTIRAALDALGDLGRPRAVRLACLVDRGHRELPIRPDFVGKNLPTATSERVRVRLAEVDDVDDAVVISGRTDDQGATR; via the coding sequence GTGAACCCTGGCGAAGCCCTGCCCGCAGTGCAGCCCGATGCGCAGAGCGACGGCACGACCGTCCTCGGTGCGAGCGACGTCGCTCGCGCCCTCACCCGGATCGCCCACGAGATCGTCGAGCGTGCCAAGGGCACCGACGACGTGGTCCTGCTGGGCATCCCCACCCGTGGCGTCACCCTGGCCCGCCGTCTCGCGACGCGCCTGGCCCAGATCGACCCCACCTTCGACGCGGCCGCCCGCACGGGCGAGCTCGACGTGACCATGTACCGCGACGACCTGCGACGCCACCCGACGCGTTCCGTGGGCGTCACCCGGCTGCCCGACGTCGGCATCGAGGGCCGCACCGTGGTGCTCGTCGACGACGTCCTGTACTCGGGCCGCACGATCCGCGCGGCGCTCGACGCGCTGGGCGACCTCGGTCGTCCGCGCGCCGTGCGCCTGGCCTGCCTGGTGGACCGCGGCCACCGCGAGCTGCCGATCCGGCCGGACTTCGTCGGCAAGAACCTGCCCACGGCCACGAGCGAGCGGGTCCGGGTCCGCCTGGCCGAGGTCGACGACGTCGACGACGCCGTGGTGATCTCCGGGCGCACCGACGACCAGGGGGCGACCCGATGA
- a CDS encoding glycerophosphodiester phosphodiesterase, whose protein sequence is MSARERRAPHPYFRADGPVALAHRGFSHGRENLENSMAAFAAAVDLGYRYVETDAHGTADGVAVALHDASLDRTTDGAGLVADLPWDVVRRARIGGTEPVPRLDDLLGAWPDLRVNVDVKGDSGVAPVADAIEATAAHDRVCVTSFDVGRRRATLSRLSRPVATSAGRREVLGFLAGARLRVDPLVRLALRRVDALQVPVAQGLTVVDARTVAAAHRAGRHVHVWTVDDPAEMRRLLDLGVDGIVTDRADLLRGVLRARGQW, encoded by the coding sequence ATGAGCGCCCGGGAGCGGCGGGCGCCGCACCCGTACTTCCGTGCCGACGGCCCCGTGGCGCTCGCGCACCGCGGGTTCTCCCACGGGCGGGAGAACCTGGAGAACTCGATGGCGGCGTTCGCCGCGGCCGTGGACCTGGGCTACCGGTACGTCGAGACGGACGCGCACGGCACGGCCGACGGGGTCGCGGTCGCGCTGCACGACGCGTCGCTCGACCGGACCACCGACGGTGCGGGCCTGGTCGCGGACCTGCCGTGGGACGTCGTGCGGCGCGCCCGGATCGGCGGCACCGAGCCGGTGCCGCGTCTCGACGACCTCCTGGGCGCGTGGCCGGACCTGCGGGTGAACGTCGACGTCAAGGGCGACTCGGGCGTCGCGCCCGTCGCCGACGCGATCGAGGCGACGGCAGCCCACGACCGCGTGTGCGTGACGTCGTTCGACGTGGGCCGCCGACGCGCGACCCTGTCGCGCCTGTCGCGGCCCGTGGCGACCAGCGCGGGCCGCAGAGAGGTGCTGGGCTTCCTCGCGGGCGCCCGCCTGCGCGTCGACCCGCTGGTGCGCCTCGCCCTGCGCCGGGTGGACGCCCTGCAGGTGCCGGTCGCCCAGGGCCTCACCGTGGTCGACGCGCGCACCGTGGCCGCCGCGCACCGGGCCGGGCGGCACGTGCACGTCTGGACGGTCGACGACCCCGCCGAGATGCGCCGCCTGCTCGACCTCGGCGTCGACGGGATCGTCACCGACCGCGCGGACCTGCTGCGCGGCGTGCTGCGGGCCCGCGGGCAGTGGTGA
- a CDS encoding shikimate kinase — MTAPRVVLMGPPGSGKTTVGRILARRLDGGFRDTDADVEQVAGKSVADVFVDDGEPRFRELERAAVATALTEHDGVLALGGGAVMDASTQDALAAYAGAGGVVVFLDVSLAHAAPRVGFNQARPLLVGNPRARWAELMQARRPTYERLATVHVTSDGVTADDVAAAILKEIPA, encoded by the coding sequence ATGACCGCGCCGCGGGTCGTCCTCATGGGCCCGCCCGGCAGCGGCAAGACGACGGTGGGCCGGATCCTGGCCCGCCGTCTGGACGGCGGCTTCCGGGACACCGACGCGGACGTCGAGCAGGTCGCGGGCAAGTCCGTGGCCGACGTCTTCGTCGACGACGGCGAGCCCCGGTTCCGCGAGCTGGAGCGGGCGGCGGTCGCCACCGCGCTGACCGAGCACGACGGCGTCCTCGCCCTCGGCGGCGGGGCCGTCATGGACGCCTCCACGCAGGACGCCCTGGCGGCGTACGCGGGAGCGGGCGGCGTGGTGGTGTTCCTCGACGTGTCGCTCGCGCACGCCGCACCGCGTGTCGGCTTCAACCAGGCCCGGCCGCTGCTGGTCGGCAACCCCCGGGCGCGTTGGGCCGAGCTCATGCAGGCCCGCCGCCCCACCTACGAGCGGCTCGCGACCGTGCACGTGACGTCGGACGGCGTCACCGCCGACGACGTGGCCGCCGCGATCCTCAAGGAGATCCCCGCATGA
- a CDS encoding aspartate carbamoyltransferase catalytic subunit: MKHLLSTADLSKDEAVLLLDTAAQMAATQSREIKKLPTLRGRTVVNLFFEDSTRTRISFEAAAKRLSADVINFSAKGSSVSKGESLKDTALTLHAMGADAVVVRHWASGAPYQLAHGGWLDAAVLNAGDGTHMHPTQALLDAFTIRRHLVGLRGGAGQGVGADLAGLRVVIVGDVLHSRVARANVALLHTLGAEVTLVAPPTLVPVGVETWPCHVSYSLDETIDQVRPDAVMMLRVQRERMSGGAGAFFPSPREYTRYYGLDARRLARLPEHAIVMHPGPMNRGLEISAEAADSDRAVIVEQVANGVAVRMAALYLLMAGDTSAEGNTP; the protein is encoded by the coding sequence ATGAAGCACCTGCTGTCCACCGCCGACCTGTCCAAGGACGAGGCGGTCCTCCTGCTGGACACGGCCGCGCAGATGGCGGCGACGCAGTCGCGGGAGATCAAGAAGCTCCCGACGCTGCGCGGCCGCACCGTGGTCAACCTGTTCTTCGAGGACTCCACGCGCACCCGCATCTCGTTCGAGGCGGCGGCCAAGCGGCTGTCGGCGGACGTCATCAACTTCTCCGCCAAGGGCTCCAGCGTGTCCAAGGGGGAGTCGCTCAAGGACACCGCGCTGACGCTGCACGCGATGGGCGCCGACGCGGTCGTCGTGCGGCACTGGGCCTCGGGCGCGCCGTACCAGCTCGCGCACGGCGGCTGGCTGGACGCCGCGGTCCTCAACGCGGGCGACGGCACGCACATGCACCCCACCCAGGCGCTGCTGGACGCGTTCACGATCCGCCGTCACCTGGTGGGTCTGCGCGGCGGAGCCGGGCAGGGTGTCGGGGCGGACCTGGCGGGCCTGCGGGTCGTCATCGTCGGCGACGTCCTGCACTCGCGCGTGGCGCGCGCCAACGTCGCGCTGCTGCACACGCTCGGCGCCGAGGTCACGCTGGTCGCGCCGCCGACCCTCGTGCCGGTGGGGGTGGAGACGTGGCCGTGCCACGTGTCGTACTCGCTGGACGAGACGATCGACCAGGTCCGGCCCGACGCCGTCATGATGCTGCGCGTGCAGCGCGAGCGGATGTCCGGCGGGGCGGGCGCGTTCTTCCCCAGCCCGCGCGAGTACACCCGCTACTACGGACTCGACGCGCGACGCCTGGCCCGGCTGCCCGAGCACGCGATCGTCATGCACCCCGGTCCGATGAACCGCGGCCTGGAGATCTCCGCCGAGGCGGCGGACTCCGACCGCGCCGTGATCGTCGAGCAGGTCGCCAACGGCGTCGCCGTGCGGATGGCCGCCCTCTACCTGCTGATGGCCGGGGACACCTCGGCGGAAGGGAACACCCCGTGA
- a CDS encoding MFS transporter produces MRRLGPRLRLAPVPLVPEAPPAPDRARVGFFAGYVQLVRDVAHLYRTSRTTFWFLAASAVYRDGLAGVFTFGAIVAAVSYRFTDDEVLLFGALANLLAGISTILAGRLDDRLGARSVILWSLAALVVCILAVVVLLPVGKPVFWVAGLALTLFVGPAQSASRSFLVRVTPPGHESEIFGLYATTGRAVSFLTPALWTVIIALTGATIWGALGIAVVLLAGLVLMLVVTDPTER; encoded by the coding sequence CTGCGCCGTCTGGGCCCTCGCCTTCGCCTGGCCCCTGTTCCGCTGGTCCCCGAGGCGCCGCCCGCCCCCGACCGCGCCCGCGTCGGGTTCTTCGCGGGCTACGTCCAGCTCGTCCGCGACGTCGCCCACCTCTACCGCACCTCCCGCACCACCTTCTGGTTCCTCGCCGCCAGCGCCGTCTACCGCGACGGGCTCGCCGGCGTCTTCACCTTCGGCGCCATCGTCGCCGCCGTCTCCTACCGCTTCACCGACGACGAGGTCCTCCTCTTCGGCGCCCTCGCCAACCTCCTCGCCGGCATCAGCACCATCCTCGCCGGACGCCTCGACGACCGCCTCGGCGCTCGCTCCGTCATCCTGTGGTCGCTCGCCGCCCTCGTCGTGTGCATCCTCGCCGTCGTCGTCCTGCTGCCCGTCGGCAAGCCCGTCTTCTGGGTCGCCGGACTCGCCCTCACCCTCTTCGTCGGGCCCGCCCAGTCCGCCTCCCGCTCCTTCCTCGTGCGCGTCACCCCGCCCGGCCACGAGTCCGAGATCTTCGGCCTCTACGCCACCACCGGCCGCGCCGTCTCCTTCCTCACCCCCGCGCTGTGGACCGTCATCATCGCCCTCACCGGCGCCACCATCTGGGGCGCTCTCGGCATCGCCGTCGTCCTGCTCGCCGGCCTCGTCCTCATGCTCGTCGTCACCGACCCCACCGAGCGGTGA
- a CDS encoding oxygenase MpaB family protein → MNRTPAATGPLRRRAGRLVFEQVSGGAEGRARRERIHGTPGPRWFAPDSAVARVHGDAAMFVGGLRALLLQSLHPLAVAAIADHSDYRDDPWGRLGRTSTFLAETTFATVDDAQRAVDVVRAVHVRVRGTAPDGTPYAADDPELLDWVHVAEVDSFLLTHQRHGARPLDGPGCDAYLAQTATVAARLGVLDPPRDRAALRAALDRHRPALARTPASDDIARFLLTEPPLPWAVRGFYALLAGAAWSSLPADARRLVPAPRHLRLPGAVARQGGQVATRAIRWALAGDPPPPTPPS, encoded by the coding sequence ATGAACCGCACGCCCGCCGCCACCGGCCCGCTCCGCCGCCGGGCCGGCCGCCTCGTCTTCGAGCAGGTCTCCGGCGGCGCCGAGGGCAGGGCCCGTCGCGAACGCATCCACGGCACGCCCGGCCCCCGCTGGTTCGCCCCCGACTCCGCGGTCGCGCGCGTGCACGGGGACGCCGCGATGTTCGTCGGCGGGCTGCGCGCCCTGCTGCTGCAGTCCCTGCACCCGCTCGCCGTCGCCGCCATCGCCGACCACTCCGACTACCGCGACGACCCCTGGGGGCGCCTCGGCCGCACCAGCACGTTCCTCGCCGAGACGACGTTCGCGACGGTCGACGACGCCCAGCGGGCCGTGGACGTCGTCCGGGCCGTGCACGTCCGCGTCCGGGGGACCGCCCCCGACGGCACCCCGTACGCCGCCGACGACCCCGAGCTGCTCGACTGGGTCCACGTCGCCGAGGTCGACAGCTTCCTGCTCACCCACCAGCGGCACGGCGCCCGCCCCCTCGACGGGCCGGGCTGCGACGCCTACCTCGCCCAGACCGCCACCGTCGCGGCCCGCCTCGGCGTCCTCGACCCGCCCCGGGACCGGGCCGCCCTGCGCGCCGCCCTCGACCGGCACCGCCCCGCCCTGGCCCGCACCCCCGCCTCCGACGACATCGCCCGCTTCCTGCTCACCGAGCCGCCGCTGCCGTGGGCGGTGCGCGGGTTCTACGCGCTCCTCGCCGGGGCCGCCTGGTCGTCGCTGCCCGCCGACGCCCGCCGCCTCGTGCCCGCACCCCGCCACCTGCGCCTGCCCGGCGCCGTCGCCCGCCAGGGAGGACAGGTCGCCACCCGCGCGATCCGGTGGGCGCTCGCGGGCGACCCGCCGCCCCCGACGCCCCCGTCCTGA
- a CDS encoding iron chaperone, whose product MGDVTDYVTALTGADHDLVAGVYARARELVPDATEGRSYGMPALRYRERPLVSAMATAKHVGVYPFSPAVIEQAADALAGLRTTKGSVSLDRAAPLPVDVVDRLVAARRDEIDAAEG is encoded by the coding sequence ATGGGAGACGTCACCGACTACGTCACGGCCCTCACGGGCGCCGACCACGACCTCGTCGCCGGGGTGTACGCCCGTGCCCGGGAGCTCGTCCCCGACGCCACCGAGGGCCGCAGCTACGGCATGCCCGCGCTGCGCTACCGGGAACGACCGCTCGTCAGCGCTATGGCCACCGCGAAGCACGTCGGGGTGTACCCGTTCAGCCCCGCCGTCATCGAGCAGGCGGCGGACGCGCTCGCCGGGCTGCGCACCACCAAGGGCTCGGTGTCGCTCGACCGGGCGGCCCCGCTGCCGGTGGACGTCGTGGACCGGCTCGTGGCCGCGCGCCGCGACGAGATCGACGCCGCCGAGGGCTGA
- a CDS encoding alpha/beta hydrolase, with amino-acid sequence MSAPARPGRTSLAPPRWEADVLLPGYLAAPVGPATLVRPEREPDDPRGVVLHLHGYNDYFFQTHLVDALADAGFACWAVDLRRAGRSVLRAPDEWPAHWTASLPEFWADLDAAVAAVRAAHPGVPLAVHAHSTGGLTAATWAHARGGDGPDALVLDSPFLDLDGSWLARTVRTGLLEVLGRTRPLAVVSTHPSVYATYQHVSNGGRWDFDTRLKRPEGQPARAAWLRTVRQGQLRVARGLGIACPVLVGRTAESGPDRADNPRLDAQDTVLDTVRIGHLAPRLGADVTQLVVDGGVHDLTLSADGPRTEYLTGVTEFLDRSLAGAR; translated from the coding sequence GTGAGCGCACCTGCACGACCTGGCCGGACGTCCCTCGCACCGCCGCGCTGGGAGGCGGACGTGCTGCTGCCCGGCTACCTCGCGGCGCCGGTGGGTCCGGCGACGCTGGTGCGCCCGGAGCGGGAGCCGGACGATCCGCGGGGCGTCGTGCTGCACCTGCACGGCTACAACGACTACTTCTTCCAGACGCACCTGGTGGACGCCCTCGCCGACGCCGGGTTCGCCTGCTGGGCGGTGGACCTGCGCCGGGCGGGCCGGTCGGTGCTGCGCGCGCCGGACGAGTGGCCGGCGCACTGGACGGCGTCGCTGCCGGAGTTCTGGGCGGACCTGGACGCCGCGGTGGCCGCCGTCCGGGCCGCGCACCCGGGGGTGCCGCTGGCGGTGCACGCCCACTCCACGGGCGGCCTCACCGCGGCGACGTGGGCGCACGCCCGCGGCGGCGACGGCCCGGACGCCCTGGTGCTGGACTCGCCGTTCCTCGACCTGGACGGCTCGTGGCTGGCGCGGACGGTGCGCACGGGGCTGCTGGAGGTCCTGGGGCGCACCCGCCCCCTGGCGGTGGTGAGCACGCACCCGTCGGTCTACGCGACCTACCAGCACGTGAGCAACGGCGGCCGGTGGGACTTCGACACGCGGCTCAAGCGGCCCGAGGGCCAGCCCGCGCGGGCGGCGTGGCTGCGCACCGTGCGGCAGGGGCAGCTGCGCGTGGCGCGGGGCCTGGGGATCGCCTGCCCGGTACTGGTGGGGCGCACCGCGGAGTCGGGGCCGGACCGGGCGGACAACCCGCGGCTGGACGCGCAGGACACCGTGCTGGACACCGTGCGGATCGGGCACCTCGCGCCCCGGCTCGGGGCGGACGTGACCCAGCTCGTCGTGGACGGCGGCGTGCACGACCTCACGCTGTCCGCGGACGGGCCCCGCACCGAGTACCTGACCGGGGTGACGGAGTTCCTGGACCGGTCCCTGGCCGGCGCGCGATGA
- the aroB gene encoding 3-dehydroquinate synthase has translation MTVRVTVTGDQPYDVVIGRHLLGELPGLLGRDVRRVLVMHPASLSSTGEAVREDLVAQGYEAFAVELPDAEEQKTAQVAAFCWQVLGQADFTRSDAIVAVGGGATTDLAGFVAATWLRGIKVVHVPTTLLAMVDAAVGGKTGINTAEGKNLVGAFHPPAGVLCDLAALESLDRWDLVAGMAEVVKTGFIADERILELVTEHADAIRGWAGADATDETWAVLAELIERSVRVKARVVGEDLTEQGLREILNYGHTLGHAIELVERYQLRHGSAVAVGMVFAAELGRLAGKLDDAVVDRHREILTAVGLPTTYRGDRWDQLMAAMRRDKKARGDLLRFVVLDDVAKPVRLEGPDPTLLAAAYAEISKEPPTGRPGVTVQLGL, from the coding sequence ATGACCGTCCGCGTCACCGTGACCGGCGACCAGCCCTACGACGTCGTCATCGGCCGGCACCTGCTCGGCGAGCTGCCCGGGCTGCTCGGCCGGGACGTGCGCCGCGTGCTCGTCATGCACCCGGCGTCGCTGTCCAGCACGGGCGAGGCGGTCCGCGAGGACCTCGTCGCGCAGGGCTACGAGGCGTTCGCGGTCGAGCTGCCGGACGCGGAGGAGCAGAAGACCGCCCAGGTGGCGGCGTTCTGCTGGCAGGTCCTCGGGCAGGCGGACTTCACGCGGTCCGACGCGATCGTGGCGGTCGGCGGCGGCGCGACGACGGACCTCGCCGGGTTCGTCGCGGCGACGTGGCTGCGCGGCATCAAGGTCGTGCACGTGCCCACGACCCTGCTGGCGATGGTCGACGCGGCCGTCGGCGGCAAGACGGGCATCAACACGGCCGAGGGCAAGAACCTCGTCGGGGCGTTCCACCCGCCGGCGGGGGTGCTGTGCGACCTGGCGGCCCTGGAGTCCCTCGACCGGTGGGACCTCGTGGCGGGCATGGCCGAGGTGGTCAAGACCGGCTTCATCGCCGACGAGCGCATCCTGGAGCTCGTCACCGAGCACGCGGACGCGATCCGCGGCTGGGCCGGCGCGGACGCCACCGACGAGACGTGGGCGGTGCTGGCCGAGCTCATCGAGCGATCCGTGCGGGTCAAGGCGCGCGTCGTGGGGGAGGACCTCACGGAGCAGGGCCTGCGCGAGATCCTCAACTACGGGCACACGCTCGGGCACGCCATCGAGCTCGTGGAGCGCTACCAGCTCCGCCACGGGTCCGCCGTCGCGGTCGGCATGGTGTTCGCCGCCGAGCTCGGGCGGCTCGCCGGGAAGCTGGACGACGCCGTCGTGGACCGGCACCGGGAGATCCTCACCGCCGTCGGCCTGCCCACCACCTACCGCGGGGACCGCTGGGACCAGCTCATGGCTGCGATGCGGCGCGACAAGAAGGCCCGCGGGGACCTGCTGCGGTTCGTCGTCCTGGACGACGTCGCCAAGCCCGTCCGGCTGGAGGGCCCCGACCCGACGCTGCTCGCCGCGGCCTACGCGGAGATCTCCAAGGAGCCCCCGACGGGCCGCCCCGGCGTCACCGTCCAGCTCGGCCTCTGA
- a CDS encoding type II 3-dehydroquinate dehydratase encodes MAHAPHVLVLNGPNLGRLGVREPEIYGHASLTDLAREAAVWGDGLGLTVDVRQTDDESQLVGWLHEAVDVRAHVVLNPAAFTHYSYALRDAAAQVTTSGLLLVEVHLSNPAARESFRHYSVVAGIATGTVAGFGFDSYRLALHAVAHKLSA; translated from the coding sequence ATGGCGCACGCACCCCACGTCCTCGTCCTCAACGGTCCCAACCTGGGCCGGCTCGGTGTCCGCGAGCCGGAGATCTACGGGCACGCCTCCCTGACCGACCTCGCCCGGGAGGCGGCGGTGTGGGGCGACGGGCTCGGCCTGACCGTCGACGTCCGCCAGACCGACGACGAGTCGCAGCTCGTGGGCTGGCTCCACGAGGCGGTGGACGTGCGTGCGCACGTCGTGCTCAACCCGGCAGCCTTCACCCACTACAGCTACGCGCTGCGGGACGCGGCCGCGCAGGTGACGACGTCGGGCCTGCTGCTGGTGGAGGTCCACCTGTCCAACCCCGCGGCACGGGAGTCGTTCCGGCACTACTCGGTGGTCGCGGGCATCGCGACGGGCACCGTCGCGGGCTTCGGGTTCGACTCGTACCGGCTCGCGCTGCACGCCGTGGCGCACAAGCTCTCCGCCTAG
- the nusB gene encoding transcription antitermination factor NusB, which yields MGARTKARKRAADILFEAEQREIDPLVLLQDRVIEPHTEAAVPQYTVDLVEGVVAHRERIDELLETYSREWTLARMPAVDRALLRVGAFELLYNDEVPDAVAVDEAVDLARELSTDDSPGFVNGLLGRLLDVKPTLLD from the coding sequence GTGGGCGCACGCACGAAGGCCCGCAAGCGCGCCGCCGACATCCTCTTCGAGGCGGAGCAGCGCGAGATCGACCCGTTGGTCCTCCTGCAGGACCGCGTGATCGAGCCGCACACCGAGGCGGCCGTCCCGCAGTACACCGTCGACCTCGTCGAGGGTGTGGTCGCCCACCGCGAGCGCATCGACGAGCTGCTCGAGACGTACTCGCGGGAGTGGACGCTCGCCCGCATGCCCGCGGTCGACCGTGCGCTGCTGCGCGTGGGCGCCTTCGAGCTCCTCTACAACGACGAGGTCCCGGACGCCGTCGCGGTGGACGAGGCGGTCGACCTGGCCCGCGAGCTGTCCACGGACGACTCGCCGGGCTTCGTCAACGGCCTGCTGGGCCGGCTGCTCGACGTCAAGCCGACGCTGCTGGACTGA
- the efp gene encoding elongation factor P yields the protein MATSNDIKNGTVLRIDGQLWSILEFQHVKPGKGGAFVRTKMKNVLSGKVVDKTFNAGAKIETASVDRRDFQYLYMDGDDYVFMDTDTYDQINVAAGTVGDAKNYMLEGMSVMVAQNDGTPLYVELPASVVLEITYTEPGLQGDRSTGGTKPATLETGAQIQVPLFLEQGTKVKVDTRDGSYLGRVND from the coding sequence GTGGCAACCTCCAACGACATCAAGAACGGCACCGTGCTGCGCATCGACGGCCAGCTCTGGAGCATCCTCGAGTTCCAGCACGTGAAGCCGGGCAAGGGTGGCGCGTTCGTCCGCACGAAGATGAAGAACGTGCTGTCGGGCAAGGTCGTCGACAAGACGTTCAACGCGGGCGCCAAGATCGAGACCGCCAGCGTCGACCGTCGCGACTTCCAGTACCTGTACATGGACGGCGACGACTACGTCTTCATGGACACGGACACCTACGACCAGATCAACGTCGCCGCGGGCACCGTCGGCGACGCGAAGAACTACATGCTCGAGGGCATGAGCGTCATGGTCGCGCAGAACGACGGCACCCCGCTGTACGTCGAGCTGCCCGCCTCGGTGGTCCTGGAGATCACCTACACCGAGCCCGGCCTGCAGGGCGACCGCTCCACCGGCGGCACCAAGCCCGCCACGCTGGAGACCGGCGCCCAGATCCAGGTCCCGCTGTTCCTCGAGCAGGGCACGAAGGTCAAGGTCGACACGCGTGACGGGTCGTACCTGGGCCGCGTGAACGACTGA